GCTGTCCACCCGGATGCCGTCGCCGAGACTGCCACTGACCAGACAGGCCTCCAGGGCGAGCCGGGCCCCGTCGGACGCCATCACGCCGTGCGCCCCCGACCCGGTGATATCGGTGCGCACCAGCGACAGTTCGCCGCCCTTGTCCACACCGATGCCGGCGGCCCCGGAGCCGTGCACGCGGCAGTCCCGCACGGTGCCCAGCCCGTCCGCCCCCACCCGTACGCCCGTGTCCGCGGCGCCGAGCACGGAGGTGTCCCGCAGGTGCGGGTTGCCGCCGGTGGCCACCCGTACGCCGCACCCCCCGGCTCCGTCGATCTCGCAGTGCTCCAGCCGGCCGCGCCCCTCGTCCACGACCTCCACGCCGTGGCCGCGCGCGGACGTCACGCGGGCACGGCGCAGCAGCGGGTTCCCGCCGCCGCGGACCAGGATGCCGGTACCGGCCGCGTCCGAGACGTGCAGCCGGTCGAACTCGGCCACGGAATGGTCGTCCAGCACCACGGCGCCCAGCGGATCGGCGCAGTCCCGCACGGTGGTGTCGGTCAGCGAGGGCGCGCTGGAACCGATGACGCGGATGGCCGCGCCCCCGGCCGAGTCGAACTCGCACTCCCGGAACGCGCCCCGGGACCGCTCGGTGACGGCCAGTCCGTTGCCCTTGGTCCGCGAGGTGCGGCAGCGCACCAGCTCGGGAGCGGCACCCGAGGCGATCACGATGCCGGGGCCGCCGGTGTCGGTGACCGTGACCTCCTCCAGCAGCGGGCGGGAATCGCTGGTCACGTAGACGCCCACCGCCGCGCCGTGGATCCGGGTGCGCAGCACGCGGGTGGCGCTGCTGCCCTCCAGGGCCAGGGCGGGCTTCTCCGTGCCGGTGATCTCGCAGTCCTCCACCACGCCCTGTGCCTCGCCGTTGGCGAGCACCCCGTTGCCCCGGGCGTCGCGGATGCGGCAGTCGCGGACGGTGGTGCGGGCCTGCTCGCCGATGACGACGCCGGAAGTGCCCAGGTTCTCGATGACGCACCCGGAGACCACCGTGCCGGTCGGCGCCGTGTCGACCACGCCCGCCCCGGCCGGGTTGCTGATCCGGCAGTCCCGCATGGCGAGCGAACCGGACTCGCGGGCCAGCAGGGCCGTCCACCCCGAACCGACCACCGTGCAGCCGTCCATGGCGACCTGGCCGCGCGCCGCGTCCACCACCGGTACGTCCTCCGTGCCCCCGCGCAGCGTGAGGTCGCTCAGCATCACGGCGTCGGCGATCAAGGAGACGGCGCTGCCGCGGCGCGGGCAGATCTCGACGCTGCCGCGCTCGCCGTCGGCGACGATGGTGACCCGGTTGCGGACCGTCAGGTTCTCCGGGTATCGGCCGGGCCGCACGCGGATCACTGCTCCGGTGCGGGCCTGCGCCAAGGCCTCACCGATGGTCCGGAACCCCTGCGGCTCCTCCGGGCTGACGGTGAGCAACTGCCGTGACACGCTGGTCCTCCTCGCTCCGACGCCGTCTCCGCCCCCCACGGGAACGGCGCGGCGCACCGCTTGCAGGCTACGTGAGGGGAACCGTGATCTACCAGGTGGAGCAGGCCAGTTCACGACTTCGCGCCGATTCGGGCCGAATGCGCACGGCCGGCGGACGCGCCGTCCCACCGGGCCCGCCCACCCGCCCCGGACAACGCGGGCGCGAGCGGCACGATCCGAAGCGGACGGCCTAGGATGCGCGCCATGAGACACGCGCTGACCCGTGCACCCGCCCCGGCGGCGGCGGTGGCCGCGGTGGTGCTCTCCGCGCTGTGGCCGGTGCCCGCCGCCGCCGACTCCGATCCCATCAGCCTGCCCGTGGTCCGCTCCTCGCTGGACGCCGGCGAACCCTGCGCGGCGGCCTCCGGCCAGGTCGCCAAGGTCGAGCCCTGGTCGGTACGGGCGCTCGGACTGGCCCGCGCCCGGAGCCTCTCCGAGGGCGCCGGGGTGACCGTCGCGGTGGTCGGCACCGGTGTGGGGGACGGGGTGCCCGCACTGGCCGGGCGGGTCCGCCACATCGGCCCGGCGGCCCTGGACTGCGTGGGCCACGGCAGCTTCGCCGCCGGACTGATCGCCGGCGCGCCGCTGCCCGGAGTCGGCGTCGTCGGCGTGGCGCCCGCGGCGCGCCTGCTGGCCGTACGGGGCACGGACGAGCGCGGCGCCGCGACCCCGGAGTCGCTGGCCGCCGCGATCCGCGCCGCCGCGGACGAGGGCGCCGGGGTGGTGTACGTGGCCTCGGCGCTGCCGACCGGCGGCACGGTGCTCACCGAGGCCGTCGCCCACGCGGCGCAGCGGGACGCCCTGGTCGTCGCGCCCTTCGCCCCCGACGCGCTGCCGGACGCGTCGGGCGGCGCGAGCCCGGCGCAGCAGCCCTGGTACTGGCCGGCTGCGGCCCCGCAGGCGCTCTCCGTCATGGACTACGGGCCCGGCGGGGGCCGTCCGGAGCGTGCGCCGACGGCCGTCGGCGCCGACCTGGCCGCGCCCGGTGACTCGGTGGTCGGGCCCGGGCCGCGGGGCGAGGGCCACTTCCTCGGCTCGGGCTCCTCGCTCGCCGCCGCCCATGCCGCCGGGGTGGCGGCCCTGGTCCGCTCGCGCCATCCCGAGCTGACCGCGCAGCAGGTCCACGACCGGCTCGTCGTGTCCGGGTACCCGGACACGACGCCCCGGCTGGACCCGTACGCCGCGCTGACCGCCGTACTGACCGACAGCGCCGCACCGGCCCCGCCGCCCCCGCCCGCCCGGGTGCCCGACCCGGCCCCCTCCGCGCCCCGGCAGCGGGCCCTGGTCGTCGCCGCCGCCGGAGGCGGGCTGGTCCTGCTGGTGGCCGCCGCCGCGGCGGTCGTGCCCCGCGGCCGCGCCCGCCGCTGGCGGCCCCCCACCCGCGATCCGCAGGCCCCGGCCGGCCCGGCCCCGGGCTGACCGCGGCCCCGGTCAGGATTCCGGGTCCCCCAGGAACGCGGTCTGCACCTGCACCGTGCGCCGCCGGGCGATGCGGGTGGCGCGTCCGGGCGGCAGGAGGCGGCCCTTGGTGTTCCCGAGCACGTACCCCTCGGACGGGGGGCACGAGAACAGCAGGGACGGGGTGTTGACCTCCTGCAACCGGCGCATCAGCGGGTCGCTCATCCCGCGTCCGGCGCCGCTGGCGGAGCGGGCCACGATCAGGTGCAGGCCCACCTCCCAGCCCAGCGACAGGTGCGGCAGCAGCGCCTCGAACGGCGGGTGCGCGGGACTGCTGCCCACCATGTCGTAGTCGTCCACCAGGACGAACAGCCGCGGGCCGGTCCACCAGTCGGCGAGCCGCATGCGGCCCGGCGCGATGTCGGGCCCCGGCACCCGGGTCCGCACCGCGCGGGCGGCGCCGTCCACCAGGTCCTTCAGCGCGTCGATGGAGACCGCGTGCCCGAGCCGATAGTCGTCCGGGACCGCCTCGACCAGTTCGCGCCGGTAGTCCACGACCATGATCCTGGCCTCGGCCGGGGTGTATCGGTCCATGATCGCCCGTGCGACCAGCCGCAGCAGGTTGGTCTTGCCGCTCTCCGTGTCCCCGACCGCGATCATGTGCGGGCTCTCGCTGAAGTCGTGCCACACGGTGGACAGCTCGTCCTCCTCCAGCCCGATCGGGATCCGGAAATCACCCTCGGGAGCGGGGAGCCGCGCCAGGGCGAGCTCGGTCGGGAGCATCCGGACCTGCGGGGCCGACGGGCCGTTCCAGCTCTCCCGGACCGCCGAGACCAGACCCGCCACGCCCTCCGTGAGGTCGTCGGTCC
Above is a window of Streptomyces subrutilus DNA encoding:
- a CDS encoding S8 family serine peptidase; protein product: MRHALTRAPAPAAAVAAVVLSALWPVPAAADSDPISLPVVRSSLDAGEPCAAASGQVAKVEPWSVRALGLARARSLSEGAGVTVAVVGTGVGDGVPALAGRVRHIGPAALDCVGHGSFAAGLIAGAPLPGVGVVGVAPAARLLAVRGTDERGAATPESLAAAIRAAADEGAGVVYVASALPTGGTVLTEAVAHAAQRDALVVAPFAPDALPDASGGASPAQQPWYWPAAAPQALSVMDYGPGGGRPERAPTAVGADLAAPGDSVVGPGPRGEGHFLGSGSSLAAAHAAGVAALVRSRHPELTAQQVHDRLVVSGYPDTTPRLDPYAALTAVLTDSAAPAPPPPPARVPDPAPSAPRQRALVVAAAGGGLVLLVAAAAAVVPRGRARRWRPPTRDPQAPAGPAPG